DNA from Elaeis guineensis isolate ETL-2024a chromosome 2, EG11, whole genome shotgun sequence:
TCTTTAGCCCGTTGCATCATCCCTCCATCTAGTTGGCAACTAGCCTGTCCAATTCTCTCCCCTTCCCCACCACCCTTCCTTTCCTTCCGTGGAGCGATCCCCCAACTCAAAACCAGGGCCCCATATATATTCCGAGCCTCCACCCTAATTAGCTgcgaagaagaaggtcttctcattcTAATATATTCGCAGATGATGGAGAGGGGCACCGTTCTCATGCGCCGCTACGAGATCGGCCGCCTCCTCGGCCAGGGTACCTTCGCCAAGGTCTACAAAGCCCGCAACATCCTCACCGGCGAGACCGTCGCCGTCAAGATCATCGACAAAGAGAAGGTCCTCCGCACCGGCATGATCGACCAGATCAAGCGCGAGATCGCCGTCATGCGCCTCGTCCGCCACCCCAACATCGTCCACCTCCACGAAGTCATGGCCACCAAATCCAAGATCTTCTTCGCCATGGAGTTGGTCCGCGGCGGCGAGCTCTTCGCCAAGGTGGCCAAAGGTCGCCTCGGCGAAGACATGGCGAGGAAATATTTCCACCAACTCGTCGGCGCCGTCGACTTCTGCCACAGCCGAGGAGTCTACCACCGGGACCTCAAGCCGGAGAACCTCCTCCTCGACGATAACGGCAATCTCAAGGTCTCCGACTTCGGTCTAAGTGCGATCCGTGGGTCCCGGCGGCACGACGGGCTGCTCCACACGACATGCGGCACGCCGGCCTACGTCGCGCCGGAGGTCATCCACCGAAAAGGCTACGACGGCGCCAAGGCCGACATCTGGTCCTGTGGGGTGATCTTATTTGTTCTCATGGCCGGGTACCTTCCCTTCAACGATCCAAATCTCATAATAATGTATGGAAAGATCAGTAGAGGGGAGTTCAGGTGCCCTACCTGGTTCCCCTCCGATGTCCGCAAGTTGTTGTCCCGGCTGCTCGATCCGAACCCGAACACCAGGATCGCCATGTCCAAGCTCATGGAGAACTCTTGGTTCCGGAAGGGATTCAAGCCGGTGCGGCCAATGCTGCAATTAAGAGGATCACCATATCCAACCTCAGACGTCGACGTGCATGGCTGCATGCATGGCTCCGCCTTCACGTCAGACGACGAAGAAAAGGATGAagcggaggagaagaagaagttgGTAATGTCGCCACTAAGACCATGCAGTTTAAATGCATTTGATATCATATCGCGATCGCAGGGGTTCGATTTATCAGGATTGTTCGAGGAGAAGGTGGTGAAAGCGGAGGCGAGGTTCATGTCACAGAAGCCGGCAGCGGTGATCATGTCGAAGCTAGAGGAGATAGCCCAGATGGAGagatttaagatgatcaagaagaaAGATGGGGTGGTGAAACTGGAAGGGAGCAAGAAGGGGAGGAAGGGCCAGCTGGAGATCGAGGCCGAGATCTTCGAGCTGTCGCCGGCGTTGTTCTGGGTGGAGATGAGGAAGCTGTCCGGCGATACATTGGAATACCAGAAATTTTATCACCAGGAAATGAGGCCTTCGTTGAAGGATATTGTCTGGACTTGGCAGGTAGGGGATCAGTCGCCGCTGCCACAGACACCGGCTTTGTCACCACTCCGGCCACTTCCGGTGCCCGCAGGTCATCCAGCAtgcattttttgatcatctttgtCTTTGTGCAAGTAATCTTGGAGCGGTGTTTTATGCTTTGGATGGGTTGGAAGCTCTCTGTTGACTGCGGATTGTTTGATTTCTTTCCCTTATTGCATGTGGTTTGGATTTGGCTGGTATGTCGTGCTTAACTCAGCAAGAGTAATTTGTTTGGAATTCTGATCGATGTTATTGAGAGTGATTACAAAGGTTCAGAGCCTTGGAGAAATGCCTCGGCGTTGCTTGTTTGGAAGAATTAATGTAGTCAAGGGGTTCGTTTCCTCTCTCTCCtactttaattttaaaataaacaaATATATCCATTTATTTAAAAAAACCTGGGTGGTGAAGAATAAAGAATTCATGGTTATACTTCATGTTTCCTGTTGTTCAAgtcttttaatttttgaattcttGGTTATTCAAAATGCTAGTATCGTGTGTGTCCATGATGCCATAACTCGAAAAAGGACCACGATAGTGAGATAAGACGAACCGAACACTACGAATCTCGCATatcaaaaatactaaaataattgagTATAAACCGGACGACCTTGCATACCATTCAATTTTTCCACCGGCTGAAATTTTAATTTGTCATACAACTATGATTTTTCAATTTTGAGAACATTTGTATGACCTAGAAAAATATGGACGTGCGCATGCATGGATACGTGGATGTGCGCACGTGGGTGCCCGTGCCTGCGCATACCAGTTCGagtattatcttaaaaaaattaagatagttaagtttttttttttttttcactggcAAATACTCCTTGCAATCAGGCTAGATATagcaaaaaaataatagatccatCGATCTAATTCATGTCCATCTacaataaataagtttagataaaGACTAAATAAGTTTGGATTACAAACAGATCGATATTTTGATTTGTGTATTAAATAGATAAGTTTGAATTTCAGAgctttaatctgtttaatctatttaatctattgatTGAATGGTGGTGTGCTTAGCTTTTAAGGTGCtacattctcaaattttttctagttATCTTTGTCTTGATTAGATTCAgagaaattttcaaaaaaaaaaattcagccaATTGTTCTTATGCTTTTTGTGGCTATTGCGTGGATATGCTGGAAAGAATGAAATTTTACAATTTTTCAGAATAAACATTCATCTGTAGTGGCTGTAGCATCAGAAAGACTTCACATTTTCAATGACTTGTTTACATTATGTGACCAAGATATTCTTTCAAATTTCACAAAAATTTGGAAGAAGGTTAAAAATATCCCTAGAGATCTTCACGAaggctaatatatttttttttcactttttattttgatattctaTATACCGACTATATATTATAACTTTTTTAaatttcctttcttctcttttgtaaTTTTTTCTAATCTTCAATTTAAGTTGGGTGACTATTTCgactctcttttcattcaaaaaaaaaaagttaataatTAGGTTGGTTCAAATTAATCTATTTAACCATTTACCTACATTTCTCTCCTGGTGCTTTGCCATTCCTATCATTGATCAAGTGGCTGGCGTCTTACCATTCCTTCCAAAATCTTGGCTCTTAAGTATTATTGATTGGGGAATGAATCCTCtgcagtatttaaaaaatactgtaGGGTACTGTGCATGCTTCAGAGACGTCCATCAAAAGATAGATAGCCGTACAcgcattaaaatattaaaaaaaaatagataaattaaaagatatttgaACAGTTTAGATAAATATCACATAATCATCTTTTTTTTGATAGATGTCTCAATATATGCACAGCATCCTGTGGTACTTTTTGAATACCACAAAGGATCTCATTCTGATCGAGAGACGGACAGCAATTTCCCCATCTCCCTTGCTTGCATTTCTCTTACCCTCTTCTTTGAGAAAGACAAGGTTAAGGCTTGAAAAAAAGTGGAGGCAAGGAATATATTCATGAAGAAATGCAAAATAACATATGTGGATCGCACCCCTATCCCTAAAGACCCAACACCACAAGCGCGTTGGCTCCACCTCATGTGGCTTCGGCATCCTCAAGCTCGCCTCCCACCTCTCCTTCTCTATCATCTTCATGATATGTAACCTTTTTTCTTTCTCGAAGAGAATCAAAGATTACGGTTCTTTTTTTTAAAGTTCTTCCTACCTTCTTTCTTTCCAGCCACCGATCCATCTATGTGTGTATATTTATCAAGTTTCCTCATGATCgagaaataataatatatcattttccCCATGAATTCTTGGTTCTTTTTTCCCCTTGAACTCATTTTCTAGAAAATCTTTTAACTTTGCATTTCCATACCATCAGAAATTGATAAATTTTCTTTCATGTTTTCGTTGACCTTTCTGAATAGGATGAGAAACTATTGGTGAATTacaaacatattttaaattataCAGGGGCAAATGCACCTAATCAACCACTACTCTTACTGAGCATCACTAGTAATCGACCAATCGGAGCTAACTCctcctttcttctccttcttcttcgtttccttcttcttcttctttttaaattTGTCCGTGTTGACCCATGCCCTCCTAGTTGGAGCGGCGATTCGTGAATCCAAGATCTAAGCTTAGATTTATTGTCATACACTTTTGGTGATGCTCATTGTAAATCCACCAAACTTTCCATGCGTCAATGTGCTTCAACAATCTATATAAACATTTGCATGTGTTTGGATCCATTAAATTTCAATAATCAATTTAATATGTGTGACAAATAGGTTAAATAGTTAACCACTTTAAATAGTGGGTAAACATGTTATATATGCATCCAATAGGTAGAGAGGTTTGTCGTTGCAGTTGACGCAATAAGACCTGTTTATCAAACAGGTTAAGTTGATCAAGTCAAATCATCTCTATTTAATAAACTGGTAAGGTTCCAATTTTAAATCCTGATATATTTGATAAATAAGTCAAGTTCAGATTTGAGACTTCATGATCCAATCTGCATCTAATCCAACTCATATATGACTTGACCTGATTGCCAACCTAAATCTGGCTTTTGATCAGTTGTCAACCATCCTGCTCCATCATTTGCTCTCTTGTAATAATCCTCTAACTTTGTAACATACTAATTCTAAAATAATATACTGCTCCAATGACCTGCATGGGTAGAGTTGGATTCGGCTTATTCTAAAATAATATGTTCAGAATATTTGTACGGAacatcaaattaggaattagaaTATTTGCAACTCTATATTTTCTAATTTCTAGACATCTGAAATGGTTCGGCCACAACCACTGATATTTCTCATAGATTTCCTAACGATTTAGCTCAAATGAATTTGAATCTATTTATATCTGTTACAGAAACTTATGTCACTTTTTACAAATCCAAAATGGTTctttatcacaaaagctgtaaaaGATCATTTATCTGAAACCAACTTCAAGTAATAGGCAATATACCCCTCAAAATGGCACTGTCATCATACAAAAAAGAACATTACAAATTAACTTGAACTCAATAGATAATTCCTCATGAATTACATACTTCATTCAATCATTCATCAATCTTAGAAGAATCAAATTAACTGAAGATTTCCTTGTGCTATGTCAATTTCCATTTTTATCTGCATTTTTTTCACTATTAAGTGATGACTTCGTGCATAAGTCCAATCATTTCCAACCTTCAGTTTACCTCCTTCTAGCACATTTTTTAACACAATTTACACTTTCAAATGTGTTGAATTTGGTTCgtctataaaattatataaagggAATACTCTGAAGAAATACTCTGCCTTCTTGTTTATCAGATAAATGATGGCAGAAGAGGAATTACAATTACAGATCCTAAAATTAAATAAGGAAAAATTCCATGTGTAACTATAGAGATGCAGCCGGGCAGAAACATCAGAAGAGATTTCACATAGCAGTAGAAAATGCACAAGAAACAAATATTGTAGGGTCCACTGATATCAATTAATCCAGGATAGAAGCACCTTAAGGAACCAAATCCTATTTGATAGATGTGTTCTCACAGCTTCAAATAATTTTCAGAAAAAGCAAGCTGCATATATATAGCTCCAACTCATAAGAAGCCGCCTCCAGCGGTCACTTCTGTGGcagtacttaatatattaatcatCACCATCTTTCCCATACACCAAAGTGTATCCATGCCTGATATGAAACGAACTATTTATCCACAGATCCACTTAACCTTGTGTGGAAGAACCCAAGCATACGGAAACTGTTGACAACAAACAATATCAGCAGGTGCAGGTTCAGTATTTCTTAATAAAGTCGAATATAATTTCTTTGCCAATACCAAAATGAGAAAATATTATTTGTATGATCCAACCAATAATGTATCTTGGCAAAGAAAGCTGAGAATTCATTAATCCTTTACACCTCTAACACCTTGGCTGGTTCTTCTGTTTCAGTACATACCTTGGCTAATCTTAAGTGTGCAACTAAAGCAGTCTATTAATCATCTGCTTGAGCACTCAAGAGAGTATCTTGCAAATTTTCAGTTTAAGATTCATCTCTTTTCAATAAATAAACTAACATGTTTCCATATACTTCTATTGCTGCATCTTTGTTCAGACACAAAACATAGCCAGTAATGTTTCTCTTAAAACCAAAACCAAGAACTGGGGTCAAATACTACTGATAGCAGTGCCTATTTTCCTTCCAAACTCGAACAACAAAATCACGAAACAATCTCATCCATATCTATCCATTTGGCTTCTCCCGAGCTTGATGCAAAATGTGttaaaatatcatattctttGTCAGAAATAACTTGAAACAAACACCAGCCAATTTCTGTGTTCTTCTCGCTCTGGCAGAAAAA
Protein-coding regions in this window:
- the LOC105044143 gene encoding CBL-interacting protein kinase 5; translated protein: MMERGTVLMRRYEIGRLLGQGTFAKVYKARNILTGETVAVKIIDKEKVLRTGMIDQIKREIAVMRLVRHPNIVHLHEVMATKSKIFFAMELVRGGELFAKVAKGRLGEDMARKYFHQLVGAVDFCHSRGVYHRDLKPENLLLDDNGNLKVSDFGLSAIRGSRRHDGLLHTTCGTPAYVAPEVIHRKGYDGAKADIWSCGVILFVLMAGYLPFNDPNLIIMYGKISRGEFRCPTWFPSDVRKLLSRLLDPNPNTRIAMSKLMENSWFRKGFKPVRPMLQLRGSPYPTSDVDVHGCMHGSAFTSDDEEKDEAEEKKKLVMSPLRPCSLNAFDIISRSQGFDLSGLFEEKVVKAEARFMSQKPAAVIMSKLEEIAQMERFKMIKKKDGVVKLEGSKKGRKGQLEIEAEIFELSPALFWVEMRKLSGDTLEYQKFYHQEMRPSLKDIVWTWQVGDQSPLPQTPALSPLRPLPVPAGHPACIF